One genomic window of [Clostridium] scindens ATCC 35704 includes the following:
- a CDS encoding ATP-binding protein, whose product MRIRELIIRNFGKFSDKDILLEDGINILYGENESGKSTLHAFIRGMLFGMERGRGRASLNDTYSTYEPWENPNYYSGVLRFESGGKMFRIDRNFDKYSKKAELYCEDDGEQLSIKDGDLQMLLGELSSASYDNTISVGQMKVETGQSLAAEFKNYATNYYATGNTEIDLEGTLQNLKEKKKALDKEAKEALVRKQQKRELIEQEASYVWRDIHRLEEEQDSIREELLHREEKEKQEESSGKGVIDELRPSKWRIHPVEIGLFIIFIILAVILIARPWNYLVAIVIFLACGLYVWNRMKEGKKKEKTPPEIILEAITPEEEKIPIERLVWEKKRVEEELQEKQIQYGNLKDQLMDLDEVSEDSQWIDRRRAAIQMATDRLNELSGGLQMQLKEELNRKISEIICRITGGKYTRLLVEEDLHMSLLSEGKRIPMEQASRGTIEQIYFSLRMTASKVLQEEENPVILDDTFVYYDDERLKHTLAWLAENKKQVLIFTCQKREIQLLEELGLDYHKVCL is encoded by the coding sequence ATGAGAATTCGGGAGTTAATAATCAGGAACTTCGGCAAATTTTCGGATAAGGATATTTTGCTGGAAGATGGGATCAATATATTATATGGGGAGAATGAGTCAGGGAAATCCACGCTGCATGCTTTTATCAGAGGAATGCTGTTTGGCATGGAAAGAGGCCGGGGAAGGGCTTCCCTTAATGATACATACAGCACCTATGAACCATGGGAGAACCCCAATTATTATTCAGGAGTTCTGAGATTCGAAAGCGGAGGAAAGATGTTCCGGATTGACCGGAATTTTGATAAATATTCGAAGAAGGCAGAACTCTACTGCGAGGATGACGGAGAACAACTCTCTATAAAAGACGGGGATCTTCAGATGCTGCTGGGAGAGCTTAGCTCTGCCAGTTATGACAACACGATATCCGTGGGCCAGATGAAGGTGGAGACAGGCCAGTCTCTTGCGGCGGAATTTAAAAATTACGCCACCAATTATTACGCTACAGGCAATACAGAGATTGACCTGGAAGGAACCCTTCAGAATCTGAAAGAGAAGAAGAAGGCGCTGGATAAGGAAGCAAAAGAAGCCTTGGTCAGGAAGCAGCAGAAAAGAGAACTCATTGAGCAGGAGGCATCCTATGTCTGGCGGGATATCCACCGGCTGGAAGAAGAGCAGGATAGTATAAGGGAAGAACTGCTGCACAGGGAAGAGAAGGAGAAGCAGGAGGAGTCTTCCGGCAAAGGAGTCATAGACGAGCTGCGCCCATCCAAGTGGCGGATTCATCCGGTAGAGATCGGGCTTTTTATCATTTTCATTATCCTGGCGGTGATCCTGATCGCCAGGCCGTGGAACTACCTGGTTGCGATCGTCATCTTCCTTGCATGTGGATTATACGTGTGGAATCGCATGAAAGAGGGGAAAAAGAAGGAAAAGACTCCGCCGGAGATCATACTGGAGGCGATTACGCCGGAAGAAGAGAAGATTCCCATTGAAAGGCTTGTATGGGAAAAGAAACGCGTGGAAGAAGAACTGCAGGAGAAGCAGATACAATATGGAAACTTGAAAGACCAGCTGATGGACCTTGATGAAGTCAGCGAGGATTCCCAGTGGATTGACCGCAGGCGTGCTGCCATCCAGATGGCAACAGACCGGTTAAACGAACTTTCCGGAGGGCTTCAGATGCAGTTAAAAGAGGAATTAAACAGGAAGATCTCTGAGATTATATGCCGGATTACAGGCGGGAAGTATACAAGGCTCCTGGTGGAGGAAGACCTGCACATGAGCCTGTTATCGGAAGGGAAGAGGATTCCCATGGAACAGGCAAGCCGCGGAACAATAGAACAGATTTATTTTTCCCTGCGGATGACTGCCAGCAAAGTTCTGCAGGAAGAGGAGAATCCGGTTATACTGGATGATACCTTTGTCTATTACGATGACGAGCGGCTGAAGCATACGCTTGCGTGGCTTGCGGAGAATAAAAAGCAGGTCCTTATTTTCACCTGCCAGAAGCGGGAGATCCAACTGTTGGAAGAACTGGGATTGGATTATCACAAGGTCTGCCTG
- a CDS encoding metallophosphoesterase family protein: protein MKFIHIADVHLGASPDAGSTYSEKRAKEIWNSLKRVVEACNKERADLLLIAGDLFHRQPLLRELKEVNSLLATLKHTQVVLVAGNHDYLKKDSYYRTFRWARNVQMILSEDISCVEFPQLSLAVYGCSYHSREIKEAKYDNAFARKKQRYEILIAHGGDEKHIPIQRNKIKALGYDYVALGHIHKPQMFQEEGAAYAGALEPIDKNDVGPHGYVRGEMDDKGCRVWFVPDAEREYVHMDVEIDKAMTGHSVRERIKAQIEERGVQNLYKITLKGLRDPDILFDLGDMDPYGNVVEVSDETKPAYEFGRLLEQNKDNLLGKFIESLLNYEKDSMEYQALCEGVQALMETRRG from the coding sequence ATGAAGTTCATACACATCGCAGACGTACATTTAGGAGCAAGCCCGGACGCAGGAAGCACGTACAGCGAGAAGAGGGCGAAGGAGATCTGGAATAGCCTGAAGAGAGTGGTAGAGGCCTGTAATAAAGAGCGGGCGGACCTTCTTCTCATAGCTGGCGATCTGTTTCACCGTCAGCCCTTGCTTCGGGAACTGAAGGAAGTCAATTCTCTTTTAGCGACCCTTAAGCATACCCAGGTAGTGCTGGTGGCTGGAAACCATGACTATCTGAAGAAAGACTCTTATTACCGCACTTTCCGATGGGCGAGGAATGTGCAGATGATTCTGTCAGAGGATATCTCCTGCGTGGAATTCCCTCAACTATCCCTGGCTGTATACGGATGCAGCTACCATTCCCGCGAGATTAAGGAGGCAAAGTATGATAATGCATTTGCCAGGAAGAAGCAGAGGTATGAGATTCTGATTGCCCATGGAGGGGACGAGAAGCATATACCGATACAAAGAAATAAAATAAAGGCCCTTGGCTATGATTATGTTGCCTTGGGACATATCCATAAGCCGCAGATGTTTCAGGAAGAAGGCGCCGCCTATGCAGGCGCCCTGGAACCTATTGATAAGAATGATGTCGGCCCTCATGGCTATGTCCGGGGCGAGATGGATGATAAAGGCTGCAGGGTATGGTTTGTGCCGGATGCTGAAAGAGAATATGTTCACATGGATGTAGAGATAGACAAGGCCATGACGGGCCACTCGGTGCGGGAACGAATAAAGGCGCAGATCGAAGAGAGGGGAGTACAGAATCTATATAAGATTACGCTGAAGGGGCTCCGTGATCCGGATATTCTATTTGATCTGGGGGACATGGATCCATATGGCAATGTGGTAGAAGTGTCGGATGAGACAAAGCCTGCATATGAGTTTGGGAGGCTTCTGGAACAGAACAAGGATAACCTTCTGGGGAAATTTATTGAATCACTGCTAAACTATGAGAAGGACAGCATGGAATATCAGGCTCTGTGCGAAGGTGTCCAGGCGCTGATGGAAACGAGAAGAGGCTAG